Proteins from one Catenuloplanes atrovinosus genomic window:
- a CDS encoding VOC family protein, with protein MSVRFQIVIDCADPVRQAAFWTGTLGYVPEPAPAGHATWKEGNEFRVA; from the coding sequence ATGAGCGTGCGCTTTCAGATCGTCATCGACTGTGCCGACCCGGTCCGGCAGGCCGCCTTCTGGACCGGGACGCTCGGCTACGTGCCGGAACCGGCGCCCGCGGGGCACGCGACGTGGAAGGAGGGCAACGAGTTCCGCGTGGCGTGA
- a CDS encoding VOC family protein, which translates to MANEMTVPLLPCASIDEIEAFYRVLGFGTTYHQRKPNPYVALQREDLRLNFFEIAGFDPEQSYGSCLVITSDVAELHRAFSAGMRAAYGKVLVSGVPRMTRPRARKNADGVSGFCVIDPGGNWIRVFPAPAASPAPASSPVSSPASSPVSSPVSSPASERVAAAGRVAAALANAVVLADSKGDVRQAVRVLDSALARPEADDDPVTHVEVLVYRAELAMVLQDRETATDMLARAERIALDADETGRAASALENAADLRVALG; encoded by the coding sequence ATGGCCAATGAGATGACCGTTCCACTGCTGCCCTGCGCGTCCATCGACGAGATCGAGGCCTTCTACCGGGTGCTCGGCTTCGGCACCACGTATCACCAGCGCAAGCCGAATCCGTACGTGGCGCTGCAGCGTGAGGACCTGCGGCTGAACTTCTTCGAGATCGCCGGGTTCGATCCGGAGCAGTCCTACGGCTCCTGTCTCGTGATCACCTCGGACGTCGCGGAATTGCACCGGGCGTTCAGCGCCGGGATGCGCGCGGCGTACGGCAAGGTGCTGGTGTCCGGGGTGCCGAGGATGACCCGGCCGAGGGCGCGCAAGAACGCCGACGGGGTGAGCGGGTTCTGCGTGATCGACCCGGGCGGCAACTGGATCCGGGTGTTTCCCGCCCCCGCCGCGTCGCCCGCGCCGGCGTCCTCACCGGTGTCCTCCCCGGCGTCCTCGCCGGTGTCCTCCCCGGTGTCCTCGCCGGCGTCCGAGCGCGTCGCGGCTGCCGGGCGGGTTGCCGCGGCGCTCGCCAACGCGGTCGTGCTCGCGGACTCCAAGGGTGACGTCCGGCAGGCGGTCCGCGTCCTCGACAGCGCGCTGGCCCGGCCGGAAGCCGATGATGACCCGGTCACGCACGTGGAGGTGCTGGTGTACCGCGCGGAGTTGGCGATGGTGCTCCAGGACCGGGAGACCGCGACCGACATGCTGGCCCGGGCCGAGCGCATCGCGCTCGACGCGGACGAGACCGGCAGAGCGGCCTCGGCCCTCGAGAACGCGGCCGACCTGAGGGTGGCACTGGGCTGA